CTTCTCCACACTCATGGGTGTAAAGGGGGCTCTTTTGGCCTGATAAAAAAGGACGAGGCACAGGCGGACGTGGGTGAGCTCCTCTGCCGGCTGCCCAGGAGGCAGCAGAACCCAAGGATCTATTTGGGAATCTGGCCCGTGTTTTGGACCCGTTGGCTCGGGCGGGCGCTGCCGGGTGCCACAGGGTCTCTGTTCCGTCCCTGCTGTGCAGAGCCGATGGTGCCGAAGCCGGGGCTTAAACACCTCCAGCGTGTTCCCTGGGGATGACAGCGGGTTTCGCAGCCCGACGTCTGCACGCAGCTCCCTGGAGATACCCAGTGGCGGGTTGTAATCCACGTGCGCCGGCTCTGCGGGGCGGGGAGGtgtttggcagcaggttggctgTCCCAGGGATGGCTTGCGGGGACGAGCTGGGACCACCGCGGGGATACAGCCTCCGTCTGCCCCGTGGGTGCTTCTTCCCAATGGGCTGTGAGGCTGCACGGGCTGAGTCCTGGGGCCGCTGCTGTTTTTGAAGCTGAAGTCAACCTAATTTATACAGGGGTAGTGGCTTTGTTAACTCCAGCTTTCTGGTTGTGCTTGTGAAAGTGCTTGGATCTTAACTGGGGATACAGTGATGTTTTTTCGGGGTGACTCGTTCCCTGGGGCTGGTCCTGTGTAATAACCCCTGCCTGGCCCTACGGGGTCTGCTGCGTAGGTGGGAATCCCTTCCCAGAGGgagcatttttctctgctttggtcTTTCTCCCCCGCTGAGCTGGTTTTGCCCCTTTGGCTCAGACGGGCTCTGTGCAACgggaaaaaaacatggaagagaggacccagctctggcaggagggGGCTCACCGCAGGCTTCCCCTGCTCATGGAAAAAACCTTggaggcttttttcccttttttttttttttcttttttttttttttatcttgggcTACTCCTGGCTTTTCCCTTTGAAAGGCCTTTCCCAGCTGCAGAGGAAAACTGGCAAAAACCAGCACCGCCGGAGGCTTAAAAAACTGAAAGGGGCTGGTTGTGGTTTGGCAGGGCCACGTCTGCGCAGGGCAcggcggggcggccgtggggagccCCACAGCCCGGGGCACCCCGTCAGGGAGGCTGAGCCGGGCCGGGCTTGAGCAATCCGCAGATGAGCAGAGCCCGGCGCTTCCCTTCTGCAGTTAATACGGTGCAGGAGGGGCCGGAGGTGCCGGATGAGAGTTGCTGGTTTTCTCTGCAGACCTCAGGGAAGATCTCTGCAgggccgagcccccccccagcagctcccagggggacGGGGGAGCCGTCGGGGTAAGGATGATGttaccagctctgcctctgcggCCGGAGCTGAGCCTGTCTGTGCCCGCCGTGCTGCCGGGCCGAGCCACCCGCCCCAGAGCCACTGGTTTCCTCCAAACCCACCGGTGCTGCCgggtgctggagctgggagcTGGGTGGCCCCATCCCACTGCTGCCCTGTAGCCACTGGCTCGCTGCTGGTGGGGGAACCTGTTGGTCTAGGGATCAGGACCGGGACTGGGTGCTGTGGGAGCGATGGGTGACCTGCCATCacctggggatgtggggacaatGCTGTCCCACCTCACCGGAGCACTGTTAGGGTTGTACAAACTGGTGCCAGCCTTGTGGTTGGGGTGTTAGGAGCGGAAAGGCTCCTCAGGAGGGCAGTCAGCAAGAGATTTGGGGTACTTCTGCCTTCATCCTTCTTTATCTTCTCTTCTGGGCAGATGCTGGAGACGGGCGCGGAGAAGCCGGGGCAGATGCACTCGGAGGACAGGAAGGCAGCGGCAGGTGatgctcctccagctgcagaggcACCAGCTCCCGCTGAGTCCCGGGAAGCTCTGGGAGCCACCCAGGCTCCTCTCCTGGTGGAAAAGCAGCCGGTGGCcacagagaaaggagaggagcagaccagctccctgccagccttcATCATCCCTGAGTTGCGGCTTGACAGCACCTTCAGCCAGAGCGCGGTGGGCATGGCGGGCAGCGCCACGGACggcgaggacgaggaggaggatgaggaggaagaagatgaggatgaggaggaggaggacagcgATGAGCACTACTTGGAGAGGAACGAGGCGAAGCGCAGCAGCATGATCGAGACGTCGGGCTGTCAGCCCGTCTACACGCTGAGCGTGCAGAGCTCCCTGCGGCGCCGGACCCACAGCGAGGGCAGCCTGCTGCAGGAGGCCAAGAGCCACTGCTTCACCTCCGACACCACCCTCAACTGCTCGGACAGCCAGGGCACCAAGGGCCACTGGGCCCTGCCCTCCCCCAGGACCCTCAAGAAAGAGCTCGCCAAAAACGGCGGCTCCATCCACCAGCTCACCCTGCTGTTTTCGGGGCACAGGAAGGTACGTGAGCCGGCGCTGGCTCCGCGGGGTGGACGGCTCCTGCTTGGCTGTGGCaatggggcagctcctggggtgGAGGTGTCCTGGCATGTCACCCTTCTTGCCATGGCAAAGCTGGCACCTGAGGGGCCAGGAAGGTCCCTGCCGCTGGCAGTCAGCTCTGGGAGATGCTTAGCACCCAGGTGATGTCACCCAGAGCCAGTGTGCTGCTGATGTCGGTGGGCATGTCCCACCAATGTGTCCAGATCCTACAGGATCCCGTGTCCTGGAGAGCCGCTGCCTGCTGAGACCGGTGAAGGGAGAGGTGCACTGGGGTGTCTGCACTTGCAGAGCTGCTCGCAGCGGTGGGGACTGGCAAAAGCCAGGCTCCAGAGAGCCTCCGCAGACAAAGAGTCCCTGGTGTGCTCAGGGGTGCCAGGAGCAGTGTGGCGTTTTGCCCCGGCCAGCCTCTTGCAGGGCTTTGAATGTTGCGGAGGTCCCGTCTCAGAGAAAGGTTGAGGTCAGCAGCGATTTCTCACCCTGCCGTGCGGGAAGGAGGAGCAGCGCCAGGCGTGCGGCAGGAGCCCTGCACCGGGCTGGGTCGtgcaagcaggtggagggaggtcatcctccccctctgctctgccctggggaggctgcataggagtgctgtgtccagctctgggctccctggttcaagaaggacatggggaactgctggagaggggatagcaaagggctaccaagatgctgaggggatggaacacctctctgatgaagaaaggctgagggatttgggtctcttcagtctggaaaaaagacgactgaggggggatcttatcaacgctgataaatactgaaagggggggtgtcaggaggatggggccaggctcttctcagtggtgcccggggacaggacaaggggtaacgggcacaaacttgagcatgggaagttccatctcaacatgaggaggaacttctttgctgtgagggtggcagagccctggcacaggctgcccagagaggtgggggagtctccgtctctggagacattccaaccccgcctggacgcgttcctgtgccacctgctctgggtgaccctgctctggccgggggtgggactgggtgatctccagagggccctgccaaccccggccagtctgggattctgtgctCCCAGGGCGACTACCTGGGGGGCTCCCCGTGTACCTCCCTGGAGCAGGGCTTACCTTGGCTGTACTTTTGCCTAACAAATATTTACAGGAAGCCATGTGCCATTGCAGAGATTGTGTGTGAGAAGTGCTGCTTGCCCCGTTGTCCATCCCTGGGTGCAGCCTGGGTGGGTGCTGAGCGCGGCCACCTGCCTTCCTGCTGCACTGGCCCCGCGCCCTGCTCTGCCTGACCACGCTGCATCTCTGGCAGCGGCTGTGGGCActgctctgcccaggctgcatTCTTGGCTCAGGACCACCTTGCATTGCTCAGGGTCATGTTGCACAGCTCAGGACCACCttacatggctcaggaccacgtCGTGCTGCTCGCGAGCATCTTGCAGAGCGCAGGACCACATTGCATGCTGCTCCAGGGCGGCTGGCGCCTGGGCAGGAGAGGCTGGTACAGAGCCCTGCACACCAGCAAAcagggcagcaggatggggtTAAATCCATGCTGGGGTTAACCCTCTCCCTGCCAGGCTCACGCTGCTTGAAAAGCCACCTCTGGTGCTGTTTCCTGGAGCACCTTGTGGGCTCAGAGTCCCAGGTTGGCTGGTGAGAGCTCTTATGAGTCTGACAGACCAGTCAGATGGGGAGCCCAGACTCTCTGGGAGGCTGATGCCAGCAATTGTGGGCTGGGGGGTTCAGACCTCCTCCCAGATCCTATCAAGAAGGGACACCTTTGTGGTAGGGACGTGCAGATGcgagggagggaggtggtggcGGTGTCAGGGT
The genomic region above belongs to Rissa tridactyla isolate bRisTri1 chromosome 14, bRisTri1.patW.cur.20221130, whole genome shotgun sequence and contains:
- the RGS3 gene encoding regulator of G-protein signaling 3 isoform X3; translation: MLETGAEKPGQMHSEDRKAAAGDAPPAAEAPAPAESREALGATQAPLLVEKQPVATEKGEEQTSSLPAFIIPELRLDSTFSQSAVGMAGSATDGEDEEEDEEEEDEDEEEEDSDEHYLERNEAKRSSMIETSGCQPVYTLSVQSSLRRRTHSEGSLLQEAKSHCFTSDTTLNCSDSQGTKGHWALPSPRTLKKELAKNGGSIHQLTLLFSGHRKLSGADPECSCDEGDETSRKKRSRNLAKDMKNRLGIFRRRNESPGANPSGKLDKVLKSLKPTPEEALKWGDSLEKLLLHKYGLAAFRAFLRTEFSEENLEFWLACEEFKKIKSQSKMVSKAKKIFAEYIAIQSCKEVNLDSYTREHTKENLQNITRSCFDLAQKRIYGLMEKDSYPRFLRSDLYLDIINQKKVSSPL